ATCGTTAAAGCCTGCCGGGCTTGGCAGCCGATCGGGAATCAAAGTGGAAGCGTATTGCCCGGATTTCGTGGCCTTTGTTTCCCAGCCGGGGGGCTGAGCGAATTGTTCAACGACGCAGCGAATCGCTGCTTGCAAATCCGTATCTACCCGCGATTGGGAAACCTCATCATGTCACCTCGCCGCTCGAATTGCTTGGTCGCTCCCCTGCTGGCTTTCTGCCTGCTGAACACCGGATGTGCTAGCCTGGCGCTCTTTCCGTCGGACGATAGCGATGCACCAAATGAGGCGACGCTACACGAATCGCCCGAGGCTGCGATGTTCCGAGCCGTGCAGACCGCGCGGCAAACCAATTCGATCGTCTTGCAAGTCGAAGGTGCCGAGAAGCCGATGCGAGTGATTCCGCTTCCCACCGATGGGAAGACTGTGTTCATGAACGACCTGCTTCGTCAGGCCGGATTGAAATCGAAATACAACGGGCTGGACATCGTCCTGTTGCGCAGCGGTGCCGGTGAGATGGATGGTGTGAAAATGGCCGTCACGTTCGACAGTAAAACAGGCCGCGTCAGCACCGGTACCGATTACGCACTTCGTCCTGGCGACCGGGTCACCGTTCGCAAAGTGCTGAACTCGACGATCCAAAACGTCTTGGATGGACTCATCCCGCCAGTCGCTCGCGGCTAGTGTCGCGCTGGAGTCGAGGCTTCAGCCGAACGCGCACACGATTCGATCATTGCTTCAGCCGAACACGCCCCACGGCTGAATCGGCTAGATCCTCGACACCAACTTCGGTGTCGTTTGAATTAAATGTTATCGATTGTGCCGGTGCTGTCGGCGAATGCTTGAGTGGGCGATCCGAGACGCTGCAGCATCGTGGCGAACAGGTTCGACAGCGGCGTGTCCTCGTGCGTGACTTTCTTCTGCCACGGTTCTTGCCCACCGTCCCAAGCACCGCCCTGTGGGTTGCTGCCAGCGTGGTCGATATATTGGCCATGCTTGAAGCCCATCTGTTTGCCCCCCGCCAGAATCAGCGGGTAGTTGCGGGACAGGTGGAAGGCGCTCGATGCCGATCCAAACAACAGCAGGGTGTTGTCCAACATCGTTCCCGTGCCAGCCGGTTCGGGAGTCTGTTTCAGCTTGCCGATGAATCGCCCGTATTCTTCGTTGAGGAACTGGCAATAGATGGCAAAGTTCTTCCAGCCGCCAGGGTTTTTGGTCTCGTGCGACAACGAATGTGCCAGGTTGAATCCAACGGCGCGAGCTAGGTGATCGCTTCGGCCGACGCCGTTTTCGCGACCGATCTGATAGGTGGCGACGCGAGTCGAATCGGTCTTGAACGCTAGATAGATCAACTCGAACATCGTTTGTAGGTACTCGCGAGGTTCGTCGGTCGTCAGTTCCAGGTTCAGGTGATCGCCATCGATCTTTGGTAGCGGAGCGTTGATCCAGCGTTTCGCCTTTTCGACTTTGATCTCCGCCTGGCGGACCGAGTCGAGGTATTCGTCCAGGTTCTGTTGGTCGGCGGAGGAGAGCGTCTTGCGCAGCGAACGCGCATCGACCAGCATGTCGTCCAGTGCGCTGCGGCTGAGGGCCAACCGGCGAGCTGAATCGCCGTCGCTCTTGACGAACAACATGTCGAAGATCTGTTTCGGGCGGTGTTCGGCGGGGATCGCCCGGCCGTTGCGATCGAACGAGATCGTGTGAGCGCCGCGAGCGGTCCCGGTGCCTCCGTCGGTCGACATCACCAACGATGCAAATCGCGTTTGGTCCCCCACAACCTTCACGTATTCTTGGTCCAACGAGATCGTGTTTGCGTATTCCATGTCGCCGCCGCCGGTGGCAGCTCCGGTTAGGAACTGGTCCGCGTTGTTGTGGCCATGCGAATTGCGGCTCTTCGGGTGCGAGAATCCCGACAAGACGGTTATTTCATCGCGCAGCGGTTCCAGTGGTTGCATGCACTTGGTGAATGTGAAATCGTCGCCGTTGCGATGGGGGAACCAAGCCCAGTCTTGGTAGGCGGGGTCTTCTGCCAGCGGCATCGGAACGCCGTCGGGGAAGTAGAAGCATCCCAGGCGTTTTGGATTCGCACGGGCTGCCGCGCCACGCGCTACCGGAGCGGCGAGAGATCCAAACATTGGCAGAGCCAATGCGAGGCCCGTTCCTCGCAGGAATCGTCGTCGATCGATGCGGTTCATGTTCAATTTCATAGCGTTGCTCCGCTGCGGTTGGGGGCGGTGAAGTTTGGTTGCGTCTATTGGGTTTGAAACAATTCGCTGGCAATGATCGTTTGAATCATCGTGGCGAGTCCGTCGCCACGGGATCGTACTTCGGCGGTGATCGTGTCGACATCGGCTCGATCGGCAAACGTCAGCGGTCGCCCGAGCGCGTAGGTGGTCAGCTTGTGGACCATCGCCCCGACAAATTGGTCTTGGCGGTTTTCTAACAGGAACCGCTTCAAGCCCTCCATCCCGTCGAGCGTCTCGCGGTTGAAAAGTTCGCTCGACGCAGAGACTGGTTTCCCATCGATCTCGTTTCGCCATCGCCCTAAGGCGTCGTAGTTTTCAAATGCGATTCCCCAGGGATCGATCTTCACGTGGCACGACATGCAGGCCGCGTGATTGCGGTGGTCTTCGATCCGCTCCTTCAGCGTCATCTTCGCGATCTCCGGATCGGCGAGATCGATTTGCGGAACCGCGGGAGGCGGCGGCGGTGGCGGATCGTTGAGGATGCTTTCCAGCAGCCAGACGCCTCGCTTCAGCGGATGGGAGTCGGGCCAATCGGAATTCATTGCCAACAGGCCAGCTTGAGTCAGGATGCCGCCACGTTTGAAGTCGCCATCTAACGCAACTCGCCGGAAATCATTCCCGCGCACTCCCTTCAGTCCATAGTGCCGGGCGAGTCGTTCATTAGCCATCGCGAAATCGGTGTGGATGAAGTTCAGGACGCTTTCGTCGTGCTTCAGCACCTCGTGAAACAACGCGATCGGTTCGTGCTGCATCGCTTCTTTCAGCAGCGGATCAAAGCCGCGGACGTTTTGTTTGATGTTCAAGAAATCGAGCAGTTGTAGATCCAGCCACTGATGGACAAACTGCTTCGCAAATCGCTCCGTGCGAGGATCCGCCAGCATTCGCTGGACCTGTTCGGTCAGCGTTTGCGAATCGGCCAGTTGCCCACTGTCGGCCAGCTCTAATAGTTCTTCATCGGGCAGGCTACACCACAGGAACATCGATAAACGTGTCGCCAATTCGTGTGGTGAGAGCGGTTGCCGTTCCGGTGGAGTCTCCGGCGTTTCATCGGGTTGGTTCTGTGCGATGTACAGAAAGTGAGACGACGAAAGGATCGTTGCCAGGACTTCGGTGACCGCTTCTTCAAAGCTGTTACATTGCGGTCGCAGCGTCTCGAACAGCTTAAGTTTCCGGCCGAGTTCGTCCTCGCTGATCGTGCGTCGCCACGCGCGGTGCATGAACGCGGCGATGATCTCTCGCGCGTAAGCCGGCTCATCGTCAGCGTTTTTGCTGTCGAAAAAGATCTTCTTGTGAGACGCCGGCGGCCATTGGTCGTAGACCGGCGCGGAGATCTCTACGTAGTCGACTTGAATGTCTCCTGGAGAGGCTGTGCTGTTGGCCAGGCGAATGTATTCCGACGGACTGGGCGTCACGCCCATCGGCGACGTCTTTCGCACGGAGTTGCGAGGGTAGATCTCGCCCAGCGGAAAATCCCATTGATAGATCTCCGGTTCGTCGGGCCCGGCGGTGATCAGCGTGTCTTGTTCGCTGACTCGGATCAGTGCTCGCCCCTCGTTGCTCGCTTGCCAACCGAACAGCATCTGCATGCTTGGGGCCGGGGAATCGTCGCTGGTGGTCCGCGAGGCGCGAACGCGAACTCGCATCGTTCCCTCGTCGGGGACTTGGTTCCCAAGTTCTACGATCAGCTTGGTGCCACGATTGGCTGGCAGGACGGCAACCGTATCGAACGATTCGGGAAACTCGGCCGGCGAGTCGGTCGGGGCGAAAGCGTATTTAGCTCCATAGTACTGCCACGTAGCCGCGGCGGTGCGGTCGGTCGACAGTTCGCGAAAGTAGGCTCCGCGATGCGATTGCTTAAACTTCGCATCCAGTTTGTCCAGTTCCTCCTGCTGCTTGGCAGGATCGTCCTTGAACTGTTTGGTTACCTTTTCGATCTCTTTAGCTTGCTTGGGCCATTCGAAGTTAGCCACATCTTTCATCGACACGCCCCAGTGACGCACGGCCGGCCGCTGGCCACGAACCGTGGCGCGAGCGAGTGCTGTTCGGGCGATCCGATGATAGGTTTCAAACTGCGAGACCGACATGTGCAGCAGTTCGGAACTGTTCTGAAAACCATCCTCCGAATGCGATTCCGGCGGCAGGTCTTTGGCAAAGTCCCAAGGCAGACCCAACAAGTCTTGCAATGCGTAGTTGTATTCGTAACGCGTCATCCGTCGAAACGCAGAATGCCCGCCCGATCGGCGTCGCACAGTCGACGCGACTTGCATTTCATTGGCCAGCCAGTTGACGACCTTTTCGCGATCCTCGTCCGTCAGTTCACCTTCGTCGGGCGGTGGCATTTCGCCTTTGCTGATCGCTGCAAAAACTTCGGTCCACCAGTCGACGTCTGCCCCCGACAAGAGATCGGGATCGAGCGTATCGATCCGCACGTTCCCCTCTTGCGCATCGGGGCCGTGGCAATCGACACAGGCTTGTTTCAAGATCGGCCCAATCGTCTCGCGGAACTCCGCCAGATCCGGTTCCGGATGAGCCGGAGGTTCCGCGCTCGGCTGCACGTTCTTGAATCGTGACTTCTGTGCGCCAACGGCTTTCAGTTCTTCAAGGCTCGGTCGCTCGTCGGCCACCGACGTATGCAATGTGGCAGTGCACATCGCCAGCAAAAGCCAAGCGATTAGCGGCAGGAAGCCTTTGTTGTCGCGCAGAGAGTATCGAGTATTTACGTCATTCATGCGTGAAGGCTGCGCCGAAAACGCAGCAGAAGGGCAGGGTGGGGGACCAAATTTGGCGGGCAATGGGGAGTGCGAAGCCGGTGGGCTCACAGCTTTAGCATATCGCAAACAGGTCAAGAAATCACGTGGAAAGACGAGTTTGAGCAGGGCAAATCGCCGTTTCAATTCGAGGTGTCAGCCGACATTCGCTAGCGTGTGCAGGCTGGTTTGCCTAAACGTAAACAGTGAATCGCCGTGCAAGCTTGAGCTGGACATCTTGGCGGGATCGATGCAATCGGCCGGGGTTTGAGCATTTCGGACGACAATTGAGAGCACGTGTTGGCTTGTGGTGTTTGGAGCGATTCTGCTTGGTCGACCGCTTTGAGAATCTCTAACCAGCGACCTCCGGGATCGGGGACCGCTGTGCGACGGGCAGGTAGAGCGTTAGCGCAGCGGCGGCCAGCACCAGGGCGGTCGACGTCCATAGGCATCCGGGCAATCCGCCAACCAAAAACATCACACCTGACAAAAGTGTTCCTGCAAGGCGGCCGCAGGCATTGGCCATGTAGTAGAACCCGACGTTCAACGCGACCTTGTCGGAGTCGGTGTAGGCGAGGATCAGGTAGGAATGGACGGAGGAATTGACGGCAAAGACAAATCCAAAAACTGTCAGTCCGATCAGGATGCTCGCCGAGGGATGGAAGTTCATCTGGATCGCAATCGATAGCAGCAGCGAGACCAGGAACAGCGCGAAGCCCCAGGTTTGAGCGGCGCGGGCGGCGCCGGCCGATCGGTTGATGAATCGCGGGGCGGATGCCTGCACGATTCCATATCCGATCACCCAAGCGGCTAGGAAGCCGCCGACGCCGGCAAAGCTCCAACCGAGCTGCGATGCGAGGAAGACGGGCAGGCCGACGACGAACCAAACATCGCGTGCTCCAAACAAGAAGAACCTCGCGAACGATAGGATGTTGATCTCGCGGCTCTTGGAGAACAGCTCGCGAAACTTGACCTTCGCCTTGGTCTTCCCCATATCCGCTTTTAGCATGGCGGCCGATAGTACCAGCACCACCGCCAACGCGGCGGCCATCGCCCACAGCGATGGGGCGAACCCAAGCCACTGCAACAGCACGCCGCCGAGCAGGAAGCCGAACCCCTTGAGTGCGTTTTTGCTGCCGGTGAGGATGGCGACCCATTTGAACAACCGCGACTCGGTCTCCGCCGCATCGCTCCCCTGTACGATCAGCTTGACCGCGCTTTTGGAGCTCATCTTCGTTAGATCTTTCGCCACCCCGGAGATCGCTTGGCTGGCCATCACATAAGCGACCGAAAGCCATGCGACCCAGTCCTGTTGGACAAACGAAAGCATCACTAGGGCGACGATCTGCGACGCCAGGCCGGCAAACAGCGTCACACGCAGGCCGTATCGGGCAGCGATCCAGCCGCCGAACAGATTGGTGATGATGCCGCAGAATTCGTACAGCAGGAAGAGGAACGCGAGGTTGACTGGAGAGTAGCCTAGCTGGTGAAAGTGCAGCAGCACCAACATCCGCAAGGCGCCATCGGTCAGCGTGAATCCCCAGTAGGCGGCCGTCACCAGGCCGTAGCTCTTCTTGTCCATATCGCTCGTTCCATCCACTCGAGGTGCGGGCCGCTACGCTGGTTGATGCGCTGGCAAACTGTTGGCAACTTTCTTTACCAACTCCATCATCCGGTTGGCGTATCCAACCTCGTTGTCGTACCAAACGAGAATCTTCACCATCGTCTCATCGATCATCATCGTCGACGGACCGTCGACGATTCCCGAACGGATGTCGTTGACATAGTCGGCCGAGACGAGCGGTTTGGACTCAAACCCCAAAATCCCTTGCAGCGTGCTTTGGGAAGCTTCTCGTAGCAGTGAATTCACCTCTTCGGCAGTCGACGGTCGCTGCAGCTCGAACACGCAATCGGTCAACGAAGAACTTAATAGCGGCACGCGAACCGCCAGCCCATTCAGCTTCCCTTCCAGTTCCGGGTAGATCATCGTGATCGCTTTCGCGGAACCGGTTGTGGTTGGGATCAGCGAGTTTAAGGCGGAACGTGCGCGACGCAGATCGGCGTGTGGCGCGTCGACGATGACCTGCGTATTGGTGACGTCGTGAAGTGTTGTGATCACGCCATGCTTGATCCCGATTTGTTCGTGAACCACTTTGACGACCGGAGCCAGGCAGTTCGTGGTGCAGGACGCCGCGGTCAACAGATGATGTTCGTCGGGATTGTAGAGGTGGTCGTTGCATCCCATCACAACGTTCAACGCACCCTCTTTCACAGGCGCGGCGACGACGACTTTTCGAACTCCCTGTTCGAAATAGGGGGCCAGCGTTTCGGAGGTGCGGAATTTCCCCGAGCTTTCCACGACGATGTCGACGTCCATGTCGCGCCATGGCACTTCGTCCGGCGTGCTGTAGCTGGAGAAACCGACGCGATTGCCGTCGACATGGATGGCGTCGTCGGACGATTCGATCTCTCCTCCCCAACGGCCGTGGACCGTGTCGAATTCCAGAAGGTGAGCCGCGGCGACGGCGCCCCCTTTG
Above is a genomic segment from Rosistilla ulvae containing:
- a CDS encoding ArsJ-associated glyceraldehyde-3-phosphate dehydrogenase; the encoded protein is MSIRIGINGFGRMGRLGFRAAWDWPDFEIVHINEVKGGAVAAAHLLEFDTVHGRWGGEIESSDDAIHVDGNRVGFSSYSTPDEVPWRDMDVDIVVESSGKFRTSETLAPYFEQGVRKVVVAAPVKEGALNVVMGCNDHLYNPDEHHLLTAASCTTNCLAPVVKVVHEQIGIKHGVITTLHDVTNTQVIVDAPHADLRRARSALNSLIPTTTGSAKAITMIYPELEGKLNGLAVRVPLLSSSLTDCVFELQRPSTAEEVNSLLREASQSTLQGILGFESKPLVSADYVNDIRSGIVDGPSTMMIDETMVKILVWYDNEVGYANRMMELVKKVANSLPAHQPA
- a CDS encoding DUF1592 domain-containing protein — its product is MNDVNTRYSLRDNKGFLPLIAWLLLAMCTATLHTSVADERPSLEELKAVGAQKSRFKNVQPSAEPPAHPEPDLAEFRETIGPILKQACVDCHGPDAQEGNVRIDTLDPDLLSGADVDWWTEVFAAISKGEMPPPDEGELTDEDREKVVNWLANEMQVASTVRRRSGGHSAFRRMTRYEYNYALQDLLGLPWDFAKDLPPESHSEDGFQNSSELLHMSVSQFETYHRIARTALARATVRGQRPAVRHWGVSMKDVANFEWPKQAKEIEKVTKQFKDDPAKQQEELDKLDAKFKQSHRGAYFRELSTDRTAAATWQYYGAKYAFAPTDSPAEFPESFDTVAVLPANRGTKLIVELGNQVPDEGTMRVRVRASRTTSDDSPAPSMQMLFGWQASNEGRALIRVSEQDTLITAGPDEPEIYQWDFPLGEIYPRNSVRKTSPMGVTPSPSEYIRLANSTASPGDIQVDYVEISAPVYDQWPPASHKKIFFDSKNADDEPAYAREIIAAFMHRAWRRTISEDELGRKLKLFETLRPQCNSFEEAVTEVLATILSSSHFLYIAQNQPDETPETPPERQPLSPHELATRLSMFLWCSLPDEELLELADSGQLADSQTLTEQVQRMLADPRTERFAKQFVHQWLDLQLLDFLNIKQNVRGFDPLLKEAMQHEPIALFHEVLKHDESVLNFIHTDFAMANERLARHYGLKGVRGNDFRRVALDGDFKRGGILTQAGLLAMNSDWPDSHPLKRGVWLLESILNDPPPPPPPAVPQIDLADPEIAKMTLKERIEDHRNHAACMSCHVKIDPWGIAFENYDALGRWRNEIDGKPVSASSELFNRETLDGMEGLKRFLLENRQDQFVGAMVHKLTTYALGRPLTFADRADVDTITAEVRSRGDGLATMIQTIIASELFQTQ
- the arsJ gene encoding organoarsenical effux MFS transporter ArsJ, whose protein sequence is MDKKSYGLVTAAYWGFTLTDGALRMLVLLHFHQLGYSPVNLAFLFLLYEFCGIITNLFGGWIAARYGLRVTLFAGLASQIVALVMLSFVQQDWVAWLSVAYVMASQAISGVAKDLTKMSSKSAVKLIVQGSDAAETESRLFKWVAILTGSKNALKGFGFLLGGVLLQWLGFAPSLWAMAAALAVVLVLSAAMLKADMGKTKAKVKFRELFSKSREINILSFARFFLFGARDVWFVVGLPVFLASQLGWSFAGVGGFLAAWVIGYGIVQASAPRFINRSAGAARAAQTWGFALFLVSLLLSIAIQMNFHPSASILIGLTVFGFVFAVNSSVHSYLILAYTDSDKVALNVGFYYMANACGRLAGTLLSGVMFLVGGLPGCLWTSTALVLAAAALTLYLPVAQRSPIPEVAG
- a CDS encoding DUF1552 domain-containing protein, which produces MKLNMNRIDRRRFLRGTGLALALPMFGSLAAPVARGAAARANPKRLGCFYFPDGVPMPLAEDPAYQDWAWFPHRNGDDFTFTKCMQPLEPLRDEITVLSGFSHPKSRNSHGHNNADQFLTGAATGGGDMEYANTISLDQEYVKVVGDQTRFASLVMSTDGGTGTARGAHTISFDRNGRAIPAEHRPKQIFDMLFVKSDGDSARRLALSRSALDDMLVDARSLRKTLSSADQQNLDEYLDSVRQAEIKVEKAKRWINAPLPKIDGDHLNLELTTDEPREYLQTMFELIYLAFKTDSTRVATYQIGRENGVGRSDHLARAVGFNLAHSLSHETKNPGGWKNFAIYCQFLNEEYGRFIGKLKQTPEPAGTGTMLDNTLLLFGSASSAFHLSRNYPLILAGGKQMGFKHGQYIDHAGSNPQGGAWDGGQEPWQKKVTHEDTPLSNLFATMLQRLGSPTQAFADSTGTIDNI